The following coding sequences lie in one Rutidosis leptorrhynchoides isolate AG116_Rl617_1_P2 chromosome 6, CSIRO_AGI_Rlap_v1, whole genome shotgun sequence genomic window:
- the LOC139856152 gene encoding pentatricopeptide repeat-containing protein At2g22410, mitochondrial-like has protein sequence MSQLKQIQAHITRTGLIFHVFPVSRILTFCALSHTGNLAHAQLLFNQFPNPNVYMWNVMIRGYLKSHLYSTGFCLFRLMVRKRVEMDRRSYVFGLKACEGLVAGELVHSLVLKVGFGDDLVVKNGFVHFYSESGRVESARKVFDEMPERDVVSWSSLINGCVKNGMADEALRVFQRMKSSVVEANVVTMIAVFAACSQKGNLELGKSTHEYVKKMKLNTSLNLMNSVLDMYVKCGSLVTAKEIFESMSHKDVFSWTSMINGYAKNGELILAKKMFDEMPERNTVSWNAMISGYSQNNKPKEALELFNNMENEGFVPIESTLVCVLSACAQSGFLDLGQWIYIYYIKQNRIQLTVTLGNAFIDMYAKCGNINAAIELFNEMEVKDIVTWNSMIVGFASHGHAIKALNLFGQMKLKGYKPDEITLVGVLSACSHGGLLDQGRSYFKEMEKEYGFKPTLEHYACMIDLLGRIGLLEEAYRLINEMAMEPDKAVWGAILNACRMHGNFELGKLATEKLVHLDPNDSGVYVLMESLCASRRKWDEVKMVRSKMIGSGVKKTPGRSCIEVEGEFHEFLVADKSHPKWKNIYKVLGEIILLSKLEEISDANLFMHC, from the coding sequence ATGTCCCAATTAAAACAAATTCAAGCTCATATCACCCGAACCGGTCTTATTTTCCATGTTTTCCCAGTAAGCCGAATTCTGACATTTTGTGCTTTATCACACACTGGAAACTTAGCCCATGCTCAACTTCTATTCAACCAGTTTCCTAACCCCAATGTTTACATGTGGAATGTTATGATCAGAGGCTATTTAAAATCACATTTGTATTCAACTGGGTTTTGTTTGTTTCGTTTGATGGTTCGAAAACGCGTTGAAATGGATAGGAGAAGTTATGTGTTTGGGTTGAAAGCTTGTGAGGGGTTAGTGGCTGGAGAACTTGTGCATAGTTTGGTTTTGAAAGTGGGATTTGGGGACGATTTAGTTGTGAAAAATGGGTTCGTTCATTTTTACAGTGAAAGTGGGCGAGTGGAGTCTGCGcgcaaggtgtttgatgaaatgcctgagAGAGATGTTGTTTCTTGGAGCAGTTTGATTAATGGGTGTGTGAAAAATGGGATGGCTGATGAGGCACTGCGAGTTTTTCAGAGGATGAAAAGTAGCGTGGTTGAGGCGAACGTGGTTACGATGATTGCCGTGTTTGCTGCTTGTTCTCAGAAAGGGAATTTGGAACTGGGGAAATCTACTCATGAGTATGTTAAAAAGATGAAGTTGAATACTAGTTTGAATTTGATGAATTCGGTGTTGGATATGTATGTTAAATGCGGTTCTTTGGTTACAGCTAAAGAGATTTTCGAGAGTATGAGTCATAAGGATGTTTTCTCGTGGACGAGTATGATAAATGGGTACGCTAAAAATGGGGAGTTAATTTTGGCGAAGAagatgtttgatgaaatgcctgagAGAAATACTGTATCATGGAATGCTATGATTTCAGGTTATTCTCAAAATAATAAGCCAAAGGAAGCTTTAGAGCTGTTTAACAACATGGAAAATGAAGGTTTTGTTCCTATAGAGAGCACTTTAGTATGTGTACTTTCGGCTTGTGCTCAATCGGGTTTCCTAGATTTAGGCCAGtggatatatatttattacataaagcAAAACCGCATTCAACTTACCGTGACATTAGGAAATGCGTTTATTGATATGTATGCCAAATGTGGGAACATTAATGCAGCCATAGAGCTTTTTAATGAAATGGAAGTCAAGGATATAGTAACCTGGAACTCCATGATTGTTGGTTTTGCTTCTCATGGGCATGCAATAAAGGCCCTTAATCTTTTCGGACAAATGAAATTGAAGGGATACAAACCTGATGAAATTACATTGGTGGGTGTACTATCTGCATGTAGTCATGGAGGTTTACTCGATCAAGGAAGAAGTTATTTCAAAGAAATGGAGAAAGAATATGGATTTAAACCAACATTAGAGCATTATGCGTGTATGATTGATTTACTAGGAAGAATTGGGTTGCTTGAAGAAGCTTATCGATTGATTAACGAAATGGCGATGGAACCTGATAAAGCTGTTTGGGGAGCGATTCTTAATGCGTGTAGGATGCATGGTAATTTTGAGCTAGGTAAACTTGCTACTGAAAAATTAGTACACTTGGATCCAAATGATAGCGGTGTGTATGTGCTTATGGAAAGTTTATGCGCTAGTAGACGTAAATGGGATGAGGTTAAAATGGTTAGAAGTAAGATGATAGGGAGTGGTGTTAAGAAAACACCGGGGCGTAGTTGTATTGAAGTTGAGGGCGAATTTCACGAGTTCTTGGTTGCTGATAAATCTCACCCTAAatggaaaaatatatataaagttttgGGTGAAATAATATTGTTGTCAAAGTTGGAAGAAATATCAGATGCTAACTTGTTTATGCATTGCTGA